One Vigna unguiculata cultivar IT97K-499-35 chromosome 11, ASM411807v1, whole genome shotgun sequence DNA window includes the following coding sequences:
- the LOC114168542 gene encoding NADH dehydrogenase (ubiquinone) complex I, assembly factor 6-like isoform X2: MNGASASGNLRAAFSHCVQQVRSYDYHHYLCLLELPPAMRKAAFAFRALNVETARAMDIASDPRIGLMRLVWWQEAIDKMFANKLIEHPTAQALSSVIAETRLSKIWLKRSVEARINDARREVTDMPETIGELEKYAEDTVSTMLYLTLQAGGIKSTAADHAASHIGKASGILLLLKSLPYHASRNRHFSYIPTAIASKHGLIVKQENGEERWVDSREGLCDAVYDMASVANAHLEKARKLAASVPAEALPVLLPAVPSQVLLDSLRKVQFDVFDPRLTGGVLGIPPLWYHLKLKWTSWRRKY, translated from the coding sequence ATGAACGGTGCTTCAGCGTCAGGTAACTTAAGGGCAGCTTTCTCCCATTGCGTACAGCAAGTGCGAAGTTATGATTATCATCACTATCTTTGCCTCCTGGAGCTGCCTCCGGCCATGCGGAAAGCTGCATTTGCATTCCGTGCCTTGAATGTTGAAACAGCTAGAGCTATGGATATTGCTTCAGATCCCAGGATTGGCCTTATGCGTCTTGTCTGGTGGCAGGAAGCCATAGACAAAATGTTTGCCAATAAATTGATTGAACACCCAACAGCACAGGCGCTGTCATCTGTGATAGCTGAGACCAGACTCAGCAAGATATGGTTGAAACGATCCGTTGAGGCTCGGATCAATGATGCAAGAAGAGAGGTTACTGACATGCCAGAAACTATTGGAGAGTTGGAGAAATACGCCGAGGACACTGTCTCAACCATGCTGTACCTGACACTTCAAGCAGGTGGTATAAAGTCTACTGCAGCTGATCATGCAGCCTCACATATCGGCAAGGCCAGTGGCATTCTCTTGCTCCTCAAATCACTGCCCTACCATGCATCTCGCAACCGACATTTTTCGTACATCCCAACTGCAATAGCATCCAAGCATGGGCTAATAGTTAAGCAAGAAAATGGGGAAGAGAGGTGGGTGGATTCTCGTGAGGGTCTTTGTGATGCCGTTTATGATATGGCATCAGTGGCCAATGCACACTTAGAAAAGGCTCGGAAGTTAGCTGCAAGTGTGCCTGCTGAGGCTCTTCCAGTGCTCCTTCCAGCAGTGCCTTCTCAGGTTCTTTTGGATTCCTTAAGAAAGGTCCAATTTGATGTGTTTGATCCAAGACTCACAGGAGGGGTGCTGGGAATACCACCTTTGTGGTACCATCTCAAACTCAAGTGGACTTCATGGAGAAGGAAATACTAA
- the LOC114168542 gene encoding NADH dehydrogenase (ubiquinone) complex I, assembly factor 6-like isoform X1 codes for MPPSEDLMNGASASGNLRAAFSHCVQQVRSYDYHHYLCLLELPPAMRKAAFAFRALNVETARAMDIASDPRIGLMRLVWWQEAIDKMFANKLIEHPTAQALSSVIAETRLSKIWLKRSVEARINDARREVTDMPETIGELEKYAEDTVSTMLYLTLQAGGIKSTAADHAASHIGKASGILLLLKSLPYHASRNRHFSYIPTAIASKHGLIVKQENGEERWVDSREGLCDAVYDMASVANAHLEKARKLAASVPAEALPVLLPAVPSQVLLDSLRKVQFDVFDPRLTGGVLGIPPLWYHLKLKWTSWRRKY; via the exons AT GCCCCCAAGTGAAGATTTAATGAACGGTGCTTCAGCGTCAGGTAACTTAAGGGCAGCTTTCTCCCATTGCGTACAGCAAGTGCGAAGTTATGATTATCATCACTATCTTTGCCTCCTGGAGCTGCCTCCGGCCATGCGGAAAGCTGCATTTGCATTCCGTGCCTTGAATGTTGAAACAGCTAGAGCTATGGATATTGCTTCAGATCCCAGGATTGGCCTTATGCGTCTTGTCTGGTGGCAGGAAGCCATAGACAAAATGTTTGCCAATAAATTGATTGAACACCCAACAGCACAGGCGCTGTCATCTGTGATAGCTGAGACCAGACTCAGCAAGATATGGTTGAAACGATCCGTTGAGGCTCGGATCAATGATGCAAGAAGAGAGGTTACTGACATGCCAGAAACTATTGGAGAGTTGGAGAAATACGCCGAGGACACTGTCTCAACCATGCTGTACCTGACACTTCAAGCAGGTGGTATAAAGTCTACTGCAGCTGATCATGCAGCCTCACATATCGGCAAGGCCAGTGGCATTCTCTTGCTCCTCAAATCACTGCCCTACCATGCATCTCGCAACCGACATTTTTCGTACATCCCAACTGCAATAGCATCCAAGCATGGGCTAATAGTTAAGCAAGAAAATGGGGAAGAGAGGTGGGTGGATTCTCGTGAGGGTCTTTGTGATGCCGTTTATGATATGGCATCAGTGGCCAATGCACACTTAGAAAAGGCTCGGAAGTTAGCTGCAAGTGTGCCTGCTGAGGCTCTTCCAGTGCTCCTTCCAGCAGTGCCTTCTCAGGTTCTTTTGGATTCCTTAAGAAAGGTCCAATTTGATGTGTTTGATCCAAGACTCACAGGAGGGGTGCTGGGAATACCACCTTTGTGGTACCATCTCAAACTCAAGTGGACTTCATGGAGAAGGAAATACTAA